From Equus przewalskii isolate Varuska chromosome 7, EquPr2, whole genome shotgun sequence, one genomic window encodes:
- the PSMG2 gene encoding proteasome assembly chaperone 2, with the protein MFVPCGESAPDLAAYTLLMPAVSVGNVGQLAVDLIISTLNMCKIGYFYTDCLVPMVGNNPYATAEENSAELSTNAEVYSLPSKKLVALQLRSIFINYKSKPFCEKLLSWVKSSNCAKVIVLSSSHSYHRNDLQLCRHWTTSSAQLWSLREGSCSKEIPLAVLLKFVSKGDNIPDALGLVEHLNEWLQIIKPRCNDPTASALLWKIPSSWRLLSGSSLSPVLF; encoded by the exons ATGTTTGTTCCCTGCGGAGAATCGGCTCCCGACCTCGCGGCTTACACCCTGCTGATG ccagCAGTATCTGTTGGAAATGTTGGCCAGCTTGCAGTAGATCTGATTATTTCTACACTGAATATGTGTAAGATTGGTTACTTCTATACTGATTGTCTTGTGCCCATGGTTGGAAACAACCCATATGCAACTGCAGAAGAAAATTCAGCAGAGCTCAGTACAAATGCTGAAG TATATTCACTGCCTTCAAAGAAGCTAGTGGCTCTTCAATTAAGatccatttttattaat TATAAATCAAAGCCATTCTGTGAAAAACTACTTTCCTGGGTGAAAAGTAGTAACTGTGCCAAAGTTATTGTTCTTTCAAGCAGTCATTCCTATCACCGTAATGATCTACAGCTTTGCAG acattggacaacaaGCAGCGCACAACTGTGGTCCCTGAGAGAAGGCAG CTGTTCTAAAGAAATCCCACTGGCTGTCCTGCTGAAATTTGTTTCCAAAGGAGACAATATCCCAGATGCATTGGGTCTTGTTGAGCATCTTAATGAATGGCTTCAGATAATCAAACCCCGT TGCAATGACCCCACAGCATCTGCCTTGCTGTGGAAAATACCAAGTTCTTGGAGATTACTCTCTGGCAGTAGCCTTTCCCCTGTGCTTTTTTGA